One segment of Gemmatimonadales bacterium DNA contains the following:
- a CDS encoding TonB-dependent receptor → MTGARERILRQVPLTIALECCLGLATIRAQGVTGAAIQGHVLAPDSVAIEDASILVTNTANGERWQTTSRGKGRYGLDQLSVGGPYVVEVHAVGFAPAQRAGIFLSLGQRLTADFALSRAAYQLPEVGVVAGLDPLINPGRTGPAQTISESIMTRLPVPGRDFGQLALLSPQVLCTRPSVLAFGCGGLSIAGQPDRLNGLQIDGATNNDLLGSSLLGSIGTPGQAFGARTLSVEAIKELQVISAPFDVRFGNFAAGLVNAVTKSGGNHFEGSLTSYYSETGLVGKDPDGSRGAEFKSKEVGLTLGGPLVHDRVAFFVDAGIQRRIAPENAALIRPDSPDNVESVGISYASAVRFQEILRDRYGVDAGDFGAFPFRIPAENLLGKVTLQLGVNSRLEVSHNYSHSDLRIVMDRNFDFYPLTSRVFALPVTTHATRLTWTASFGGRYSNELIAARMRERFHCSPASAFPAIYVQAEARQLSAGSACQFPDAADQHILELTDNLTFASGSHRFTLGSHDELIRLSSQQFLDYFFNTGWTFSSLDSLEQGLPYSYTATLRGRARPSGPLSDPTVTQIGTYFQDQWNPTPRLTVTPGLRMDVPFLSRKPVRNVSLLSSPLRLDNVPTPSGHTLWSPRLGLSYDLTGNGSTYLRGGVGLFAGRPAYKWFAEVDAHTGLEAYSLECVGVSSVPPFTIDPTNQPTTCGSGVILASPLVNVFDPAFRFPRNLKLALGADHRLPWGVVGTIDFLYTRAIDQYDLIDLNLKPPAAASGEGNRAMYGTLDSLGAARPDRVTDQFGPVMQVRNARANRAFSLTTQLQKRFPNGTELGVSYTYSRSRDLLSASEDNTDADVGDTPLDGTLDRRRIATAAWEVPHRITLLGTTNLPLGFRMSLFYEGLSGGPYTYTIEGDANADGFSDDDIVYVPAQPRPGGDVTLAARDEEGNLIPASAEPYEKLAAFIDREPCLRNHRGTIMRRNSCRNAWVNNTSARFAKLFPTLHGHRMELSLDVLNLLHLLNSHWGVVRGVEHTRLLRLIGYDPALGRGIYTVQVPRLRVLDVDGSRWRMQLGVRYDF, encoded by the coding sequence ATGACCGGGGCCCGAGAGCGCATTCTCAGGCAGGTCCCTCTCACGATAGCGCTCGAGTGCTGCCTCGGGCTCGCCACGATCCGAGCCCAGGGCGTGACCGGGGCTGCTATTCAGGGCCATGTCCTGGCTCCCGACAGCGTCGCGATCGAAGACGCCAGCATCCTCGTCACCAACACCGCTAATGGCGAGCGGTGGCAGACCACGAGCCGTGGAAAGGGACGATACGGCCTGGACCAGCTCTCGGTCGGCGGGCCGTATGTCGTCGAAGTGCATGCGGTGGGCTTCGCGCCAGCCCAGCGCGCCGGCATCTTCCTCTCGCTCGGCCAGCGGCTCACCGCCGACTTTGCGCTGAGCAGGGCAGCCTACCAGCTGCCCGAGGTCGGCGTCGTGGCGGGGCTCGACCCGCTGATCAACCCCGGCCGCACCGGGCCGGCGCAGACCATCAGCGAGTCGATCATGACTCGACTGCCGGTGCCCGGCCGGGACTTCGGTCAACTCGCGCTGCTCTCTCCGCAGGTCCTCTGTACTCGCCCCAGCGTTCTCGCCTTCGGATGCGGTGGCCTGTCCATCGCGGGACAGCCCGACCGGCTCAACGGGCTGCAGATCGACGGCGCGACCAACAACGACCTCCTGGGCAGCTCACTACTGGGTAGCATCGGGACGCCGGGGCAAGCGTTCGGAGCTCGGACCCTCTCCGTCGAGGCGATCAAGGAGCTGCAGGTCATCTCGGCACCCTTCGACGTGCGGTTCGGCAACTTTGCCGCAGGATTGGTGAACGCGGTAACCAAGTCGGGCGGCAATCATTTCGAGGGGTCGCTCACCAGCTATTACTCGGAGACTGGGCTGGTGGGGAAGGATCCGGACGGCAGCCGAGGCGCGGAATTTAAGAGCAAGGAAGTGGGCCTGACGCTGGGCGGTCCGCTCGTCCACGACCGAGTCGCCTTCTTTGTCGATGCCGGGATCCAGCGTCGCATTGCTCCCGAGAATGCCGCGCTGATCCGGCCGGATAGTCCAGACAACGTCGAGAGCGTGGGAATCAGTTACGCCAGTGCCGTTCGCTTTCAGGAGATTCTCCGAGACCGCTACGGCGTGGACGCTGGGGATTTCGGCGCGTTCCCCTTCCGCATCCCAGCCGAAAACCTCCTGGGCAAGGTAACGCTCCAGTTGGGGGTCAACAGCCGCCTCGAGGTGTCGCACAACTACTCCCACAGCGATCTGCGCATCGTGATGGATCGAAACTTTGACTTCTACCCGCTCACCTCCAGGGTCTTCGCGCTACCAGTCACGACCCACGCCACTCGGTTGACCTGGACCGCCAGCTTCGGAGGTCGGTACAGCAACGAGCTGATCGCGGCACGGATGCGTGAACGCTTCCACTGCTCGCCGGCAAGCGCCTTTCCTGCGATTTACGTGCAAGCCGAGGCACGCCAGCTGTCGGCGGGTAGCGCGTGTCAATTTCCAGATGCCGCCGATCAACACATCCTGGAGCTGACCGACAACCTCACCTTCGCGTCCGGGTCGCATCGATTCACGCTCGGTAGCCACGATGAGCTGATCCGGCTCAGCAGCCAGCAGTTTCTCGACTACTTCTTCAATACCGGTTGGACCTTCAGCAGCCTCGATTCGCTGGAGCAGGGGCTGCCCTATTCCTACACTGCGACGCTGCGGGGTCGAGCGCGCCCCTCCGGTCCGCTGTCCGATCCGACGGTGACCCAGATTGGGACCTACTTCCAGGACCAGTGGAATCCGACTCCACGTCTCACCGTCACTCCCGGGCTGCGCATGGACGTGCCGTTCCTATCGCGGAAACCAGTGCGCAACGTCTCGCTCCTGAGCAGTCCGCTCAGGCTCGACAATGTTCCCACCCCGAGCGGACACACCCTGTGGTCGCCCCGGCTGGGCCTGAGCTACGATCTCACCGGCAACGGCAGCACGTATCTGCGCGGGGGCGTCGGACTGTTCGCCGGTCGACCCGCCTACAAGTGGTTCGCGGAAGTGGACGCGCACACCGGATTGGAGGCGTACTCGCTCGAATGCGTCGGGGTCAGCAGTGTCCCTCCGTTTACGATAGATCCCACCAATCAGCCAACCACCTGCGGCAGCGGGGTCATCCTTGCGAGCCCGCTGGTGAACGTCTTCGACCCAGCGTTCCGCTTCCCCCGCAACCTCAAGCTGGCTCTCGGCGCCGACCACCGGCTGCCCTGGGGGGTAGTCGGCACGATCGACTTCCTCTACACCCGCGCGATCGACCAGTACGACCTGATCGACCTCAATCTGAAGCCGCCCGCCGCGGCCAGCGGCGAAGGCAACCGCGCGATGTATGGCACCCTCGACAGCCTGGGAGCGGCAAGGCCGGATCGGGTGACGGATCAGTTCGGGCCGGTGATGCAGGTGAGAAACGCGAGGGCAAATCGGGCGTTCTCGCTTACGACACAGCTGCAGAAACGCTTCCCTAACGGAACTGAGCTCGGCGTCTCGTACACCTATAGCCGTTCGAGAGATCTGTTGTCCGCCAGCGAGGACAATACCGACGCCGACGTCGGTGATACGCCACTCGATGGAACGCTCGATCGGCGCCGCATCGCCACCGCGGCCTGGGAGGTGCCGCACCGAATCACCCTTCTGGGCACGACGAACCTGCCGCTCGGCTTCCGGATGTCGCTGTTCTATGAGGGTCTCTCGGGCGGGCCGTACACCTACACAATCGAGGGCGACGCCAACGCGGACGGCTTCAGCGACGACGATATCGTCTACGTCCCGGCGCAGCCCCGGCCGGGCGGGGATGTGACTCTCGCCGCGCGGGACGAGGAGGGCAACCTCATCCCTGCCTCAGCCGAGCCCTACGAGAAGCTCGCCGCCTTTATTGACCGTGAGCCCTGCCTGCGGAACCACCGCGGGACGATCATGCGGCGGAACAGCTGTCGGAATGCCTGGGTGAACAACACCAGCGCCCGATTTGCCAAGCTGTTTCCCACGCTGCACGGGCACCGCATGGAGCTCTCCCTGGATGTGCTCAACCTCCTCCACCTGCTGAACAGCCACTGGGGCGTGGTTCGCGGGGTCGAACACACGAGGTTGCTCCGATTGATCGGGTACGATCCGGCCTTGGGACGAGGGATCTACACGGTTCAGGTGCCCAGGCTTCGGGTGCTGGATGTCGACGGCTCCCGATGGCGGATGCAGCTCGGAGTCCGTTACGACTTCTGA